In a genomic window of Balaenoptera ricei isolate mBalRic1 chromosome 3, mBalRic1.hap2, whole genome shotgun sequence:
- the RGS14 gene encoding regulator of G-protein signaling 14 isoform X1: protein MFRAQQLQSALSSSPPREPAPQIFNLMKFDSYARFVKSPLYRECLLAEAEGRPLREPSSSRLGSPDATRKKPKLKPGKSLPLGVEELGQLPPAEGPGGRPLRMSFRRELGGGASNSALRRESQGSLNSSASLDLGFLAFVSSKSESHRKSLGSSEGDSESRPGKYCCVYLPDGTASLALARPGLTIRDMLAGICEKRGLSLPDIKVYLVGNEQKALVLDQDCTVLADQEVRLENRITFELELAALERVVRISAKPTKRLQEALQPILAKHGLSPQQVALRRPGEKQPLDLRKLVSSVAAERLVLDTLPGVKIPEAGDVSPCCSQGGQPTIQDKAAHLPPLSLNSLAQAPSSITGKRQTCDIEGLVELLNRVQSSGAHDQRGLLRKEDLVLPEFLQLPAQGPNSQEAPPQTESAAQPKGSLSDSTAHSAL, encoded by the exons AGCGCCCTCTCCAGCTCACCGCCCCGGGAACCGGCTCCGCAGATCTTCAACTTGATGAAGTTCGACAGCTATGCACGCTTCGTCAAATCCCCGCTGTACCGCGAGTGCCTCCTTGCGGAGGCCGAGGGTCGCCCCCTGCGGGAACCTAGCTCCTCGCGCCTTGGCAGCCCTGACGCCACGAGAAAG AAGCCGAAGCTGAAGCCCGGAAAGTCGCTGCCGCTGGGCGTGGAGGAGTTGGGGCAGCTGCCGCCTGCTGAGGGCCCTGGGGGCCGCCCGCTCCGCATGTCCTTCCGCAGGG AACTAGGGGGCGGTGCGTCAAACTCAGCCTTGCGCCGAGAGTCCCAGGGGTCCCTCAACTCCTCCGCCAGTCTGGACCTCGGCTTTCTTGCCTTTGTCAGCAGCAAATCTGAG AGCCATCGGAAGAGCCTTGGGAGCTCAGAAGGTGACAGTGAAAGCCGACCAGGGAAGTATTGCTGCGTGTACCTGCCTGATGGCACAGCCTCCTTGGCCCTGGCCCGACCTGGCCTCACCATCCGTGACATGCTGGCAGGCATCTGTGAGAAACGAGGCCTCTCTCTACCTGACATCAAGGTCTACCTGGTGGGCAACGAGCAG AAGGCCCTGGTCCTGGATCAGGACTGCACCGTGCTGGCGGACCAGGAAGTGCGGCTGGAGAACAGAATCACTTTCGA GCTCGAGTTGGCGGCGCTGGAGCGCGTGGTGCGGATCTCCGCCAAGCCCACCAAGCGGCTGCAGGAGGCGCTGCAGCCCATCCTGGCGAAGCACGGCCTGAGCCCGCAACAGGTGGCGCTGCGTCGG CCAGGCGAGAAGCAGCCGCTAGATCTGAGGAAGCTAGTGAGTTCGGTGGCGGCCGAGAGATTGGTTTTGGACACTCTCCCAG GTGTGAAGATCCCTGAAGCTGGAGACGTATCCCCCTGCTGCAGCCAG GGTGGCCAGCCTACAATCCAGGACAAGGCCGCCCACCTCCCTCCACTGTCCCTGAACTCACTGGCCCAGGCACCCAGTAGTATCACTGGGAAGCGGCAGACCTGTGATATTGAAG GCCTGGTGGAGCTGCTGAACCGGGTGCAGAGCAGTGGAGCCCACGACCAGAGGGGCCTTCTGCGCAAAGAGGACCTGGTGCTTCCAGAATTTCTGCAGCTGCCTGCCCAGGGACCCAACTCCCAGGAGGCCCCACCACAGACTGAATCAGCGGCCCAGCCCAAGGGGAGCCTCTCAGACTCCACTGCGCACTCGGCCCTCTGA
- the RGS14 gene encoding regulator of G-protein signaling 14 isoform X2 translates to MKFDSYARFVKSPLYRECLLAEAEGRPLREPSSSRLGSPDATRKKPKLKPGKSLPLGVEELGQLPPAEGPGGRPLRMSFRRELGGGASNSALRRESQGSLNSSASLDLGFLAFVSSKSESHRKSLGSSEGDSESRPGKYCCVYLPDGTASLALARPGLTIRDMLAGICEKRGLSLPDIKVYLVGNEQKALVLDQDCTVLADQEVRLENRITFELELAALERVVRISAKPTKRLQEALQPILAKHGLSPQQVALRRPGEKQPLDLRKLVSSVAAERLVLDTLPGVKIPEAGDVSPCCSQGGQPTIQDKAAHLPPLSLNSLAQAPSSITGKRQTCDIEGLVELLNRVQSSGAHDQRGLLRKEDLVLPEFLQLPAQGPNSQEAPPQTESAAQPKGSLSDSTAHSAL, encoded by the exons ATGAAGTTCGACAGCTATGCACGCTTCGTCAAATCCCCGCTGTACCGCGAGTGCCTCCTTGCGGAGGCCGAGGGTCGCCCCCTGCGGGAACCTAGCTCCTCGCGCCTTGGCAGCCCTGACGCCACGAGAAAG AAGCCGAAGCTGAAGCCCGGAAAGTCGCTGCCGCTGGGCGTGGAGGAGTTGGGGCAGCTGCCGCCTGCTGAGGGCCCTGGGGGCCGCCCGCTCCGCATGTCCTTCCGCAGGG AACTAGGGGGCGGTGCGTCAAACTCAGCCTTGCGCCGAGAGTCCCAGGGGTCCCTCAACTCCTCCGCCAGTCTGGACCTCGGCTTTCTTGCCTTTGTCAGCAGCAAATCTGAG AGCCATCGGAAGAGCCTTGGGAGCTCAGAAGGTGACAGTGAAAGCCGACCAGGGAAGTATTGCTGCGTGTACCTGCCTGATGGCACAGCCTCCTTGGCCCTGGCCCGACCTGGCCTCACCATCCGTGACATGCTGGCAGGCATCTGTGAGAAACGAGGCCTCTCTCTACCTGACATCAAGGTCTACCTGGTGGGCAACGAGCAG AAGGCCCTGGTCCTGGATCAGGACTGCACCGTGCTGGCGGACCAGGAAGTGCGGCTGGAGAACAGAATCACTTTCGA GCTCGAGTTGGCGGCGCTGGAGCGCGTGGTGCGGATCTCCGCCAAGCCCACCAAGCGGCTGCAGGAGGCGCTGCAGCCCATCCTGGCGAAGCACGGCCTGAGCCCGCAACAGGTGGCGCTGCGTCGG CCAGGCGAGAAGCAGCCGCTAGATCTGAGGAAGCTAGTGAGTTCGGTGGCGGCCGAGAGATTGGTTTTGGACACTCTCCCAG GTGTGAAGATCCCTGAAGCTGGAGACGTATCCCCCTGCTGCAGCCAG GGTGGCCAGCCTACAATCCAGGACAAGGCCGCCCACCTCCCTCCACTGTCCCTGAACTCACTGGCCCAGGCACCCAGTAGTATCACTGGGAAGCGGCAGACCTGTGATATTGAAG GCCTGGTGGAGCTGCTGAACCGGGTGCAGAGCAGTGGAGCCCACGACCAGAGGGGCCTTCTGCGCAAAGAGGACCTGGTGCTTCCAGAATTTCTGCAGCTGCCTGCCCAGGGACCCAACTCCCAGGAGGCCCCACCACAGACTGAATCAGCGGCCCAGCCCAAGGGGAGCCTCTCAGACTCCACTGCGCACTCGGCCCTCTGA